CGGGGAAACCGGTTTTTTGTATGGCTGTGGTAATGTGAGTGAGTTGGCGGAACGCCTCAGAGAATTGGCTTTTGATGGTGATCTCCGTGCCCGTTTGGGAGAAAATGCCAGCGTTAATGCAAGACAGCGCTTCAGTATGGAAACGATGGTTCGGCAGCATCAGGAAGTTTATGGCTCTCTGCTGAACAAGGAGTAAGGCAGTATGGGGTTGTTTTCGAAAACCATTCGCACGCTGGGCCCTTGGGGCGGCTATCAGCTGGCCAGGCAGATCTGCCGGAACCAGCCACGCATCCTTATGTATCACCGGTTTTCGGATCCGCCGGTCAAAGGGTGGGCAAGTCCGCAGTTCTTCGAACAGCAGGTCCGACACATCAAGGATAACTACAATCCGTTTTCGCTGGTTGGGTTAATGCAGTATAAGCGTGAGCATGGCCGCATGCCTTCTCACGCGGTTGTCATTACCGTGGATGACGGTTACCGCGATTTTTATCAGTATGCTTATCCGATCCTCAAGAAGTACCAAGTACCTGCCACGCTGTTCGTTACCACGGGGTTTATAGAACGTAAACTCTGGCTGTGGCCGGATAAGATTACCTGGTTGTTGAGCCAGGTCGACCGCATTGAGGAAACAGTAAAGATCGATACTCTTCGGATTGAGGCTGGGCCGGTGAATGCCGAAACACGTCAAGTCTATTGGCAGCAATGGAACGATCACGCCTTGTCGTTGCCTGATGATGAGAAGCATAGGTTCATCGATGAGTTGGCCCGCCGCCTCGGAAAGACCTTTCCCGAGTCGATTCCCCCGAAGTTTGAGCCGTTAAACTGGGATGAGCTTGCGGAGATGCAGCAGAATGGTGTTGAAATTGGAGGCCATACAGTTACCCATCCCTCGTTGGGGAGGGTCAGCGAATCTCAGGCTCAAGCAGAAATAGTAGGGTGTAGTAATGCATTGAACGAAAACCTGGGACGGCGCTCGCGTACTTTTTGCTATCCAAATGGTCAGCCCTCTGATTTCCAGTGTTTCCTGCCTGCGATAGTTGAAGGTTCAGGGTTCCTCGGGGCAGTGACGGCATTCCCTGATGCGAATGGAACAAAAGATCCGTTTTTAATGCGTCGTCACGTGAGTGGCGATGACATGTTTCAATTCTTCAAAGCTACATCTGGCGTTGAATTGCTAGGGCATATGCTAAGGAGGGATATAAGACTGCGGAGAGATTCTTTTCCGGGCGCTACTGGTATCGCAAGCCCCGGAGGAAATGCGTAATGGTTCTGGCGGTTGGAGCGTTAACTCTCTCTAGGGCGAGACTTTCGACGCAAACTGTCAGCACCTTTACATTTTTATTCTATCTGTATTTTATCGTGGATTACTTCCTTCGGTTTCCAGCAAGGATTCCCGGCTACAGTAGTCTGAGACCGACTCTAATAGGGATTCTGATTCTCTCAACATTATTGTTTGTTCAACGAGAGAAATTCAAAGGGCGTTTTGATGATCCAGTTTTTCGTGGGTTCTTCCTTCTGGTGGGGTACATTATTCTGACTTTGCCCTTGGTAGAGTGGCCTGGGAGTGTTATACGAGGTAACTGGGAAACCTTTCTGAAGGCCGTGGTTTTTCTGTTCTTTACGGCGCTAACTATAGATACCGAAAAACGTCTCAAGTGGTTTGTAGCTGTATTCGTATTTTGTCAGATATTTCGTGTTCTGGAACCATTATATCTTAATATAACCCAGGGGTACTGGGGAAGCGCAACACACCTTCAGGGTGCTGAGTTTGCGAACAGGCTTTCAGGTGCACCAGCGGACGTAATTAATCCGAATGAACTGGGATTTGTTATAGCGACAGTCATCCCATTCCTACATTATCTGCTATGGCCTAAGGGTTGGTTGAGTAAGGGAATTTATTTAGTCCTGATTCCTTTGCTTCTCTATGCGTTGATACTTACTATGTCCCGCGGTGGATTTATTGCTTTGCTGGTGGTTGCCTTTTTTGTGTTCAAGGAGTCAAGGCGAAAGTCGGGATTAATTGCGCTAGGTGTCATCATTGTTGTTGGTGCGTTCAGCGTTATGACTCCGATCCAAAAGGATAGATATTTATCACTTGTCGATAGGGATACTGCCGGCGGGGCTTCGGCAGAAGGCAGATTTCGTGGAATGGTTAATGAGTTTAAAGTGGGGCTGAGCAGGCCCATTGTTGGTCATGGTTTGGGAACAACCCCCGAAGCCAAAACACATAAGCTCGGGTCACGACAGGCAAGCCATAACTTATACGCTGAAGTCTTGATTGAACTCGGGGTTATTGGCTTTATTATATTTATGATGTTTTTGGTGAAAATCGCTAAAAAGCTTAGGTTAGTTAGAGAGAAGATGACCAATATTGTCTCAGATTCCGGGAACTATTTTTTACGATTAAATAAGGTTCTTTTATGTGTTTTTTGGATGTATGTCGTATACAGCATTAATTATTGGGGGCTTTCTCAGTATTACTGGTACCT
The window above is part of the Marinobacter sp. THAF197a genome. Proteins encoded here:
- a CDS encoding O-antigen ligase family protein is translated as MVLAVGALTLSRARLSTQTVSTFTFLFYLYFIVDYFLRFPARIPGYSSLRPTLIGILILSTLLFVQREKFKGRFDDPVFRGFFLLVGYIILTLPLVEWPGSVIRGNWETFLKAVVFLFFTALTIDTEKRLKWFVAVFVFCQIFRVLEPLYLNITQGYWGSATHLQGAEFANRLSGAPADVINPNELGFVIATVIPFLHYLLWPKGWLSKGIYLVLIPLLLYALILTMSRGGFIALLVVAFFVFKESRRKSGLIALGVIIVVGAFSVMTPIQKDRYLSLVDRDTAGGASAEGRFRGMVNEFKVGLSRPIVGHGLGTTPEAKTHKLGSRQASHNLYAEVLIELGVIGFIIFMMFLVKIAKKLRLVREKMTNIVSDSGNYFLRLNKVLLCVFWMYVVYSINYWGLSQYYWYLFAGLVIAFGRLIPSPDEVERSEDPNGEDAVNHRYRLASSLKNRHPRETRAWKPLNENQERC
- a CDS encoding polysaccharide deacetylase family protein, whose product is MGLFSKTIRTLGPWGGYQLARQICRNQPRILMYHRFSDPPVKGWASPQFFEQQVRHIKDNYNPFSLVGLMQYKREHGRMPSHAVVITVDDGYRDFYQYAYPILKKYQVPATLFVTTGFIERKLWLWPDKITWLLSQVDRIEETVKIDTLRIEAGPVNAETRQVYWQQWNDHALSLPDDEKHRFIDELARRLGKTFPESIPPKFEPLNWDELAEMQQNGVEIGGHTVTHPSLGRVSESQAQAEIVGCSNALNENLGRRSRTFCYPNGQPSDFQCFLPAIVEGSGFLGAVTAFPDANGTKDPFLMRRHVSGDDMFQFFKATSGVELLGHMLRRDIRLRRDSFPGATGIASPGGNA